One region of Solea senegalensis isolate Sse05_10M linkage group LG14, IFAPA_SoseM_1, whole genome shotgun sequence genomic DNA includes:
- the LOC122780821 gene encoding cortexin-1-like, which translates to MSTFTSFSSTPPNTPTIQSVCKPCLRVPWRMNDVPTLDYELLLSPASSSLPGSPGGGSSSPPLALVGVDAEQRTALAFVGLLMLFLVFLLVRCFRILLDPYSRMPASSWTDHKEGLERGQFDYALV; encoded by the coding sequence ATGAGCACCTTCACTTCTTTCTCATCAACTCCTCCCAACACACCAACCATCCAGTCCGTGTGTAAGCCCTGCCTTCGGGTCCCGTGGAGGATGAATGATGTGCCCACTCTTGACTATGAGTTGCTGCTGTCCCCGGCCAGCTCCTCTCTCCCCGGCAgtcctggtggtggcagcagcagcccccCTTTGGCCCTGGTGGGTGTGGACGCTGAGCAGCGTACTGCCTTGGCCTTTGTCGGCCTCCTCATGCTTTTCCTGGTCTTCCTGCTGGTCAGGTGCTTCAGGATCCTGCTGGACCCCTACAGCCGCATGCCTGCATCATCCTGGACTGACCACAAGGAGGGGCTGGAGAGGGGTCAGTTTGATTATGCATTGGTGTAG